One genomic window of Nicotiana sylvestris chromosome 10, ASM39365v2, whole genome shotgun sequence includes the following:
- the LOC138879189 gene encoding uncharacterized protein, with product MAFASNLNDKSSEAIRRLKESLREFPATTWNDIYNRYSTKLRIEEDTIAQLKAEDRTSKQAYMKNRQKTPKPPSPKRTMNVLHGGEEVNRVVCKRTTKFTITHEKRNREDVEVNNISFDDVDGLMLPHNDALVISLLIHDTNVKRVLIDPGSSVNIILSRVVEEVLMEDQVIAKTRALSGFDNSTVITKGEIELSTYAEGVIKNTRF from the exons ATGGCATTTGCAagcaatttaaatgacaaaagctcGGAAGCCATAAGAAGACTCAAGGAAAGCTTGAGAGAATTCCCAGCCACGACATGGAACGATATCTATAACAGGTATAGCACCAAGCTACGAATAGAAGAAGACACCATTGCTCAATTAAAAGCTGAAGATCGAACAA gtaaacaagcatatatgaagaataggcagAAGACCCCAAAACCACCATCTCCAAAGCGAACAATGAATGTGTTACATGGAGGCGAGGAAGTGAACAGAGTAGTCTGCAAAAGAACAACAAAATTCACAATCACGCACGAGAAGCGGAATCGTGAAGACGTGGAAGTAAATAATATATCATTCGATGACGTAGACGGATTAATGCTTccacacaatgatgcactggtaatatcccTACTTATACACGACACTAATGTAAAAAgagtgttgattgatccaggtagctcagtcAACATCATTTTATCGAGAGTTGTGGAAGAAGTGCTAATGGAGGATCAAGTAATCGCAAAAACACGAGCCTTATCAGGGTTTGACAACTCAACGGTCATAACAAAAGGGGAAATTGAGCTTAGCACCTATGCAGAAGGAGTAATCAAAAATACTAGATTCTAA